A genomic segment from Chrysemys picta bellii isolate R12L10 chromosome 11, ASM1138683v2, whole genome shotgun sequence encodes:
- the MFSD6 gene encoding LOW QUALITY PROTEIN: major facilitator superfamily domain-containing protein 6 (The sequence of the model RefSeq protein was modified relative to this genomic sequence to represent the inferred CDS: inserted 1 base in 1 codon) gives MAADDKVAILTDDEEEQKRKYVLADPFNGISKEQDLQPQNETPSTETTTIPDEELDWLERHCVKINNDLLISKVFYFFFYSAYGSLYPLLPVYYKQLGMSASQSGLLVGIRYFIEFCSAPFWGVVADRFKKGKVVLLFSLLCWILFNLGIGFVRPATLRCVPKVPPPPHPSNASHLLTSLPQNATISSLLTTASAMLQKGRGKRDLLTNSPPTLELFPFSAQTRNGDLALDNNNTNFILKNTTTNPGLPGNMTHPTPPPVVTTKPVSFDHVMLVYDHQEVEAIFLLILLVVIIGEFFSASSVTIVDTVTLQYLGKHRDRYGLQRMWGSLGWGLAMLSVGIGIDYTRIEVIIEGLGCKAPEYKNYRIVFIVFGVLMSMALIVATQFRFHYNHYKEDENKRKEVEIPQVDGNXSTESSDDTPSSISQSQSFSFWDLIKLLCSIQYGSVLFVAWFMGFGYGFVFTFLYWHLEDLNGTTTLFGVCSVLSHVSELTAYFFSHKLIELIGHIRVLYIGLACNTARYIYISYLENAWTVLPMEVLQGVTHAAIWAACISYLSAAVPPELRTSAQGILQGLHLGLGRGCGAMIGGVLVNYLGAAATFRGIGMACLVILLLFALIQWLAVPDEKEEKTMLAERIPVPSSPVPIATIDLIHQQSEDIMPRTEPRLPPKKTKHQEEQEDVNKPAWGISSSPWVTLAYAVYQIKEMVQLSKSNLMPENQPLQLGKKMEESQ, from the exons ATGGCGGCTGACGATAAAGTTGCCATTTTAACTGATGATGAAGAAGAGCAGAAGAGAAAGTATGTGCTTGCTGATCCTTTCAATGGAATTTCCAAGGAGCAAGATCTCCAGCCCCAAAATGAAACCCCTTCAACTGAGACCACCACTATCCCTGACGAGGAGCTAGACTGGTTAGAAAGGCACTGTGTCAAAATAAACAATGATCTTCTGATCTCCAAggtcttttattttttcttttattctgcATATGGCTCCCTTTACCCATTGCTTCCTGTGTATTATAAGCAGCTGGGCATGTCGGCTAGTCAGAGTGGACTTCTGGTGGGCATTAGGTACTTTATTGAATTCTGCAGTGCTCCTTTCTGGGGAGTGGTGGCAGAtcgctttaaaaaagggaaagttgTCCTTCTCTTTTCGCTTTTATGTTGGATTTTATTTAACCTGGGGATTGGATTTGTTAGACCAGCTACCTTAAGATGTGTACCAAAGGTCCCTCCACCACCACATCCTTCCAATGCCAGCCACCTTTTAACATCGCTGCCGCAAAATGCCACCATTTCTTCTCTGCTAACTACAGCTAGTGCTATGTTACAGAAGGGTCGTGGGAAGCGGGACCTGTTAACTAACAGTCCCCCAACTTTGGAATTGTTTCCATTTTCTGCTCAGACCAGAAATGGAGACCTTGCCTTGGATAACAACAatacaaattttattttaaagaataccACCACTAACCCAGGACTGCCAGGAAATATGACCCACCCTACACCACCACCTGTTGTCACCACAAAACCAGTATCTTTTGACCACGTCATGCTGGTTTATGATCATCAAGAAGTAGAAGCTATCTTTCTACTCATTCTCTTAGTTGTTATTATAGGAGAGTTTTTCAGTGCCTCATCTGTTACCATTGTGGACACCGTGACTCTCCAATATCTTGGCAAACACAGGGACCGCTATGGCTTGCAACGGATGTGGGGCTCTCTGGGCTGGGGACTGGCCATGCTATCGGTGGGAATTGGTATAGACTATACCCGTATAGAAGTGATCATCGAAGGTCTGGGGTGCAAAGCTCCTGAGTACAAGAACTACAGGATTGTTTTCATAGTCTTTGGTGTACTGATGTCAATGGCGCTTATTGTGGCCACCCAGTTCAGATTCCATTATAACCACTACAAAGAAGATGAAAACAAGAGGAAGGAAGTAGAGATCCCACAAGTGGATGGAA GCTCCACTGAATCCTCTGATGACACCCCCAGCAGCATAAGCCAGTCTCAGTCATTCAGTTTTTGGGACCTGATAAAGCTTCTTTGCAGTATACAGTATGGGTCTGTGCTGTTCGTGGCTTGGTTTATGGGGTTTGGGTATGGGTTTGTGTTCACCTTTCTCTACTGGCACTTGGAAGACCTAAATGGCACTACCACCCTCTTTGGAGTCTGTTCTGTCTTGAGCCACGTGTCTGAGCTGACTGCCTACTTCTTTAGCCACAAGTTGATTGAACTGATTGGTCACATCAG AGTGCTCTATATTGGCCTTGCCTGTAATACAGCTCGCTACATTTATATCTCCTATTTGGAAAATGCCTGGACTGTTCTCCCTATGGAAGTACTTCAAG GTGTAACCCATGCAGCCATATGGGCAGCTTGTATTTCGTATCTTAGTGCTGCAGTGCCTCCAGAATTAAGAActtcagctcaggggattctacAAGGTCTCCACTTAGGTCTGGGCAGAGGATGTGGGGCTATGATTGGAGGGGTTTTGGTCAACTATCTTG GGGCTGCTGCAACATTCAGGGGGATAGGAATGGCCTGTTTAGTAATCCTACTACTCTTTGCATTAATCCAGTGGCTAGCTGTTCCTGATGAAAAAGAAG AGAAGACAATGCTGGCAGAAAGGATCCCAGTGCCTTCCAGCCCTGTTCCCATAGCAACCATCGACCTCATACATCAACAGTCAGAAGATATCATGCCTCGAACTGAGCCCAGACTTCCTCCCAAGAAAACGAAGCACCAAGAAGAACAGGAAGATGTGAACAAGCCTGCGTGGGGGATCAGTTCTTCTCCCTGGGTTACTCTGGCTTACGCTGTCTATCAAATAAAGGAGATGGTACAGCTGTCTAAAAGCAATCTGATGCCTGAAAACCAGCCTTTGCAG TTAGGAAAAAAAATGGAAG AAAGCCAGTGA